In one window of Candidatus Uhrbacteria bacterium CG10_big_fil_rev_8_21_14_0_10_50_16 DNA:
- the rpoC gene encoding DNA-directed RNA polymerase subunit beta': MAMFRETLKATDFDSIRLRVASPEVIREWSYGEVTKPETINYRTQKPEKMGLFAEEIFGPSKDWECYCGKYKKIRYKGIVCDKCGVEVTYALVRRERMGHIELAVPVSHIWFLRGVPSKIGTILDLSVQQLEKVIYFAQFVITDVDENARTMALEELQAEYKNKRKMIEGEYKRDLDRAKTNLEGTPDKLKLEDARLLEIRDHKLEELEGDFVIVDKELKDMRPMQLIGETTYQDWSIRYGHIFEASIGAEAIRSLLQRMNLTETIALLEQEGKEAGKAKSDRIIRRVKLLKALEINHIRPEWTVMTAVPVIPPDLRPMVPLDGGRFATSDLNDLYRRVINRNNRLRRLQGLNAPEVIQRNEKRMLQEAVDALLDNSARHSKTVIAATGRKRQLKSLSDNLKGKQGRFRQNLLGKRIDYSGRSVIVVGPHLNLGECGIPKRMALELFRPFVISKLIQREYVYNIRSANRFIEADRLEVWDILEEIIRDSYVLLNRAPTLHRLGIQAFRPKLIEGKAIQVHPLVCDAFNADFDGDQMAVHVPLTKQARMEAKHLMLASSNLLKPSAGEPITRPGKDIAWGCFYLTMILDEEQKPEGERKEFATPRDAFYAQQAGKIGMRELVTMVVPGYGRMETTVGRWLVNQYIPEVIGYRNETLGKKQLSAIVRTVLEKEGKPRTVTLLDGLKNLGFKYSTLSGFSWGMGELPAIPEKPEILKEGERKALEVDEHFAQGLLTHSERHSAIVKIWTDVKDQIEILSRDVLPKRGSAYTMIESGARGSLGQLTQMIGMKGLVSSASGETLELPVKGSFKEGLDVMEFFISSHGVRKGLTDTALKTANAGYLTRRLVDVAQDVVVVTDDCGDTEGVVLTKEESDEIGEPLTVRILGRYALSDIKKPGTRKVVIKAGELVVEDHIREIEEAEAELQEAHVRSVVSCQRRRGLCIKCYGYDLAHNKVVKMGTAVGIIAAQSIGEPGTQLTMRTFHMGGVAGKDITQGLPRVEELFEARTPKHRALMTEVPGTVEIVTTKREVLESKTGQKIVDTRPGQKIIMIHHAMMDVKIYKCGRGGKVKVKDGDTVKAGDVVCEKPNGEQHVSEVDGVVKIEKTHVHVMFESQQSREYLVPAGFTVLVKDGDEVEAGDELTEGHLDLQLLYATKGRNAVERYVSKEIQFIYASQGQKLNNKHIEVIVRQMFSRVRVADPGDTDLLPGEIYERSTWLIANDQLKKNQKQATVEEMFQGITKVSLSTDSWLSAASFQETSRVLINAAVTGKVDELRGLKENVIIGKLIPAGTGMLPLEEDPDFMEDPELYEVVTPEPRAGDVIAVADEIMEATTKTIGELPEGEVSDVEDVVEKDVEEIEEDTEDDEEPTEEVLASVDEE, translated from the coding sequence ATGGCGATGTTTAGAGAAACATTGAAGGCGACGGACTTTGATTCGATCCGATTACGCGTGGCGAGTCCAGAGGTCATTCGTGAATGGTCCTATGGTGAGGTAACAAAGCCGGAAACCATCAACTACCGCACACAAAAACCAGAAAAAATGGGATTGTTTGCGGAAGAAATTTTTGGACCTTCTAAGGACTGGGAATGTTATTGTGGAAAGTACAAGAAAATACGATACAAAGGAATTGTTTGCGACAAGTGTGGCGTAGAGGTGACCTATGCATTAGTGCGACGTGAGCGTATGGGTCACATTGAGCTTGCTGTTCCTGTATCACACATCTGGTTCTTGCGTGGCGTGCCTTCCAAGATTGGAACGATTCTTGATTTGTCCGTTCAGCAATTAGAGAAAGTGATTTACTTTGCGCAGTTTGTGATTACCGACGTGGATGAGAACGCGCGCACCATGGCCTTGGAGGAATTACAGGCAGAGTACAAGAACAAGCGCAAGATGATCGAAGGAGAGTACAAGCGCGATTTAGATCGTGCGAAGACCAACCTCGAGGGAACACCAGATAAGCTAAAATTAGAGGATGCGCGGTTGCTTGAAATTCGCGACCACAAGTTGGAAGAACTGGAAGGAGACTTTGTGATCGTGGACAAGGAGCTGAAGGACATGCGTCCCATGCAGTTGATTGGTGAGACCACCTACCAAGATTGGTCCATTCGCTATGGTCACATTTTTGAAGCGTCTATTGGTGCAGAAGCAATCCGAAGCTTGTTGCAACGCATGAACCTCACTGAGACGATCGCGTTGTTAGAACAGGAAGGGAAAGAGGCTGGAAAAGCAAAATCGGATCGTATTATTCGTCGAGTAAAGCTTTTAAAAGCATTGGAGATTAACCATATCCGCCCAGAGTGGACCGTCATGACGGCTGTTCCTGTGATTCCGCCAGATTTGCGCCCAATGGTGCCGCTGGATGGCGGGCGATTTGCAACGTCGGATCTCAACGACTTGTATCGACGTGTGATTAACCGTAACAACCGTTTGCGACGATTGCAGGGATTGAACGCGCCAGAGGTGATTCAACGTAATGAGAAGCGCATGTTGCAGGAGGCGGTAGATGCCTTGTTGGACAATAGTGCGCGTCACAGTAAGACAGTAATTGCCGCAACAGGACGTAAGCGTCAGCTTAAGTCGCTCTCAGATAACCTTAAAGGAAAGCAAGGTCGCTTCCGACAGAACTTACTTGGAAAGCGTATCGACTACTCGGGACGTTCCGTGATTGTTGTAGGGCCACATCTTAACTTGGGAGAGTGTGGAATTCCAAAGCGTATGGCATTGGAGTTGTTTCGACCGTTTGTAATCTCCAAGTTGATTCAACGCGAGTACGTCTATAACATTCGTAGTGCAAACCGCTTTATTGAAGCGGATCGATTGGAAGTTTGGGATATTTTGGAAGAGATCATTCGTGATTCCTATGTGTTGTTGAACCGTGCTCCGACGCTTCACCGTTTGGGAATTCAAGCCTTTCGACCTAAGTTGATTGAGGGAAAGGCGATTCAGGTGCATCCATTAGTGTGTGACGCGTTTAACGCCGACTTTGATGGAGACCAAATGGCCGTGCACGTGCCACTTACAAAACAAGCACGTATGGAGGCCAAGCATTTGATGCTTGCATCAAGTAACTTGCTTAAGCCGTCTGCGGGAGAACCGATTACGCGTCCTGGAAAAGACATTGCTTGGGGATGTTTCTACCTCACCATGATTTTGGACGAGGAACAGAAGCCGGAAGGCGAGCGTAAAGAATTTGCCACGCCACGAGATGCGTTCTACGCGCAGCAAGCAGGAAAAATTGGCATGCGTGAGTTGGTGACCATGGTGGTTCCAGGATACGGGCGTATGGAGACAACCGTTGGACGGTGGTTGGTGAACCAGTACATCCCAGAGGTCATTGGTTATCGCAATGAGACGCTTGGCAAGAAGCAATTGTCCGCAATTGTCCGTACGGTTTTGGAGAAAGAAGGAAAGCCTCGAACCGTAACGTTGCTTGATGGTCTTAAGAACCTCGGATTTAAGTATTCAACACTCTCCGGATTTAGCTGGGGAATGGGAGAATTGCCAGCGATTCCAGAAAAGCCAGAGATCCTTAAGGAAGGAGAGCGAAAGGCATTGGAGGTGGACGAGCATTTCGCACAAGGACTACTTACACACTCTGAGCGACACAGCGCGATCGTAAAGATTTGGACGGACGTAAAGGATCAGATTGAGATTTTGTCACGCGACGTGCTTCCAAAGCGCGGATCGGCGTACACAATGATCGAATCTGGTGCCCGTGGAAGTTTGGGACAGTTGACGCAGATGATCGGTATGAAGGGATTGGTGTCGTCGGCGTCTGGAGAAACCTTGGAGCTACCTGTCAAAGGATCTTTTAAAGAGGGATTGGATGTAATGGAGTTCTTTATCTCCTCTCATGGTGTGCGAAAGGGACTTACGGACACGGCGCTTAAAACGGCAAACGCCGGATACCTCACACGTCGATTGGTGGATGTGGCGCAAGACGTGGTTGTGGTGACGGACGATTGTGGAGATACAGAAGGTGTCGTGCTCACCAAAGAAGAATCAGATGAGATTGGAGAGCCACTTACGGTGCGTATTCTCGGTCGTTACGCATTGTCTGATATCAAGAAGCCGGGAACACGTAAAGTGGTAATCAAGGCTGGTGAGTTGGTGGTAGAGGATCATATCCGTGAGATCGAAGAGGCAGAGGCCGAGTTACAAGAGGCACATGTGCGATCCGTGGTGAGTTGTCAGCGACGTCGTGGATTGTGTATCAAATGTTATGGATATGACCTTGCACACAACAAGGTCGTGAAGATGGGAACAGCGGTTGGCATTATTGCCGCGCAGTCCATTGGAGAGCCTGGAACACAGTTGACGATGCGTACCTTCCACATGGGAGGAGTTGCCGGTAAGGACATTACGCAAGGTTTGCCACGTGTGGAGGAGTTGTTTGAGGCACGAACGCCAAAGCATCGCGCGCTTATGACAGAGGTTCCAGGAACCGTGGAGATTGTGACCACAAAGCGTGAGGTTCTGGAATCCAAGACGGGTCAAAAGATTGTAGATACGCGACCGGGACAAAAGATCATTATGATTCATCACGCGATGATGGACGTAAAGATTTACAAGTGTGGTCGTGGTGGAAAGGTAAAAGTTAAGGATGGCGACACGGTAAAGGCGGGAGACGTGGTTTGTGAGAAGCCAAACGGTGAGCAGCACGTTTCTGAGGTTGATGGAGTTGTGAAGATCGAAAAAACGCATGTGCACGTGATGTTTGAATCACAGCAGTCGCGTGAGTACTTGGTCCCAGCTGGATTTACCGTGCTCGTGAAGGATGGAGATGAAGTAGAAGCGGGTGACGAGTTGACCGAGGGTCACTTGGACCTCCAGTTGCTCTATGCAACCAAGGGACGTAACGCCGTTGAGCGCTATGTGTCTAAGGAAATTCAATTCATCTACGCGTCACAGGGACAGAAGCTCAACAACAAGCACATTGAGGTGATTGTGCGACAAATGTTCTCGCGTGTGCGTGTGGCAGATCCTGGGGACACCGATTTGTTGCCAGGCGAGATCTATGAGCGTTCTACGTGGTTGATTGCAAACGATCAGCTCAAGAAGAATCAGAAGCAAGCGACGGTTGAGGAGATGTTCCAAGGAATCACCAAGGTCTCGCTTTCTACGGACTCATGGCTGTCTGCTGCATCGTTCCAAGAAACATCACGCGTGTTG
- the rpoB gene encoding DNA-directed RNA polymerase subunit beta, whose translation MIFKRLPIQEADRRVFGAAPDAMELPFLASIQRDSYEWFLTDGIAELFKEINPVTDFIGRDLELTLLDHYLDEPKFDEVTSKEKNVTYEAPLRVRAVLKNLRTNEEKEQEIYLGDLPVMTGRGTFIVNGIERVIVSQLVRSSGVFFTSNAIRGRRYYGAKIIPNRGAWLEFETDANNVIWVKIDRKRKVAATALLRAFGMEDDATILKAFEAVNTHPMADYIEATISKDASKNGDEGLKEVYKRIRPGDLATVDNARQLIHSMFFNFDRYDFDKVGRYKFNVRFGKSTAKEDVAPESKRILSLNDLLEVLSEIIRLNITQDPPDDVDHLGNRRVRAVGELVQGRFRIGLARMERIVKDRMSTHDIDTLTPARLINARPVIGAVREFFMSSQLSQFLDQANPLAELEHKRRLSAMGPGGLTRERAGFEVRDVHPTHYGRICPIHTPEGPNIGLVGHLASYARINEYGFIETPYRKVVQDSKGARVTDEIEYLNAFSEEKTATTIATTKMTEDGYIIKDYVEGREGGEPRLIARERVQHMDVSSKQIISVGTALIPFLEHDDATRALMGTNMMRQAVPTVRPEAPIIGTGVEARAALDSGHVVRATASGVVTEVSGSHVVVKGDEGDTRYRLAKFDRSNHSSGMNQRPIVNVGDKVATGAPLADGASTKNAELALGQNLLVAFMAWDGYNFDDAVIVSSRLVKDDTLSSLYLSRHTLELRDTKLGPEVLTADIPNVSEEKIKNLDSEGIIRVGAEVSSGDILVGKITPKGETELSAEEKLLRAIFGEKARDVRDTSLYLDHGAHGKVIDVKIFTREDGDKLAPGVIRSVEVTIANLRKIQVGDKVAGRHGNKGVISRVVPQEDMPFLPDGTPVDVILTPLGVVSRMNLGQILEVHLSLAANAHGYQVATLPMNGVKEHEIRSELERAGFNENGQQTLYDGRTGVAFEHQVTVGYMYMLKLGHMIEDKMHQRSIGPYSLITQQPLGGKAQHGGQRFGEMEVWALEAYGAAHTLQEILTIKSDDVPGRSKAYESIIKGDSVKKVNIPESFNVLTRELKGLGLDVELLRDGTKILEPHERDQNDHDRDRA comes from the coding sequence ATGATTTTTAAACGTCTTCCTATTCAGGAAGCAGATCGTCGTGTATTCGGAGCGGCTCCAGATGCCATGGAATTGCCATTTTTGGCAAGTATCCAGCGCGATTCTTACGAGTGGTTCCTGACCGACGGTATTGCGGAACTATTTAAAGAGATTAACCCCGTCACGGACTTTATTGGCCGAGACCTGGAGTTGACTCTCTTGGATCATTATCTCGACGAACCAAAATTCGACGAGGTTACCTCAAAAGAGAAAAACGTAACGTACGAGGCTCCTTTGCGTGTGCGTGCGGTGCTTAAAAACCTTCGTACAAACGAGGAAAAGGAGCAGGAGATTTATTTGGGTGACCTTCCTGTTATGACAGGTCGTGGAACCTTTATTGTTAATGGTATTGAGCGCGTAATCGTTTCACAACTCGTGCGATCAAGTGGGGTCTTCTTTACCTCCAACGCAATTCGCGGACGTCGCTACTACGGTGCAAAGATTATTCCAAACCGTGGTGCTTGGCTCGAGTTCGAGACAGATGCAAACAACGTGATTTGGGTAAAAATCGACAGAAAGCGTAAGGTGGCTGCCACGGCCCTCTTGCGTGCTTTTGGAATGGAAGATGATGCGACGATTCTCAAAGCGTTTGAGGCCGTAAACACGCATCCAATGGCGGACTACATCGAAGCAACCATTAGTAAGGATGCTTCCAAAAACGGGGATGAGGGGTTAAAGGAGGTATACAAGCGTATTCGACCGGGAGACTTGGCAACCGTGGACAATGCCCGTCAGTTGATCCATTCCATGTTCTTCAACTTTGATCGTTACGACTTTGACAAGGTGGGACGTTACAAGTTTAACGTACGTTTTGGAAAGTCGACTGCCAAGGAAGACGTCGCGCCAGAATCAAAACGTATTTTGTCGTTGAATGACTTATTGGAAGTATTGAGCGAGATTATTCGTCTTAACATTACGCAAGATCCACCAGATGACGTGGACCATCTTGGAAACCGTCGTGTGCGTGCTGTGGGAGAGTTGGTGCAAGGACGATTCCGTATCGGTCTTGCGCGCATGGAGCGTATTGTAAAAGATCGCATGTCCACACATGACATTGATACATTGACTCCTGCTCGGTTGATTAACGCACGCCCTGTGATTGGTGCGGTTCGTGAGTTCTTTATGAGCTCGCAGTTGTCTCAGTTCCTAGATCAGGCAAACCCATTGGCGGAGTTGGAGCATAAGCGACGCTTGAGTGCCATGGGACCAGGTGGACTCACGCGTGAGCGTGCTGGATTTGAAGTTCGTGACGTGCATCCTACGCACTACGGACGTATTTGCCCAATTCACACACCTGAGGGTCCTAACATTGGACTTGTGGGTCACTTGGCAAGCTATGCGCGTATCAACGAGTATGGATTTATTGAAACGCCTTATCGAAAAGTTGTCCAAGACAGTAAGGGTGCACGTGTTACAGATGAGATTGAATATTTGAACGCCTTTTCTGAAGAAAAGACGGCAACAACCATCGCGACCACCAAGATGACGGAGGATGGTTACATTATTAAAGACTACGTAGAGGGTCGAGAAGGTGGAGAGCCTCGATTGATTGCACGCGAGCGTGTGCAGCACATGGACGTCTCTTCCAAGCAGATTATTTCTGTTGGAACAGCGTTGATTCCTTTCCTCGAGCACGACGATGCAACGCGTGCCTTGATGGGAACGAACATGATGCGTCAGGCTGTGCCTACCGTGCGACCAGAAGCCCCTATTATTGGAACGGGCGTAGAGGCGCGAGCCGCACTAGACTCTGGTCACGTGGTTCGTGCAACAGCGTCGGGTGTTGTTACAGAAGTAAGTGGCTCGCATGTCGTTGTAAAGGGAGATGAAGGGGACACGCGCTACCGCCTTGCAAAGTTTGACCGTTCCAACCACTCGTCTGGCATGAACCAGCGTCCGATTGTGAACGTGGGAGACAAGGTTGCAACAGGTGCGCCGCTAGCAGATGGTGCTTCAACCAAGAACGCGGAGTTGGCATTGGGTCAAAACCTCCTTGTGGCCTTTATGGCATGGGATGGATATAACTTTGACGACGCCGTGATTGTGTCGAGTCGATTAGTAAAAGATGACACGCTTTCCTCGCTCTATTTGTCACGCCACACGTTAGAATTGCGCGACACCAAGTTGGGACCAGAAGTGCTTACGGCCGACATTCCGAATGTGAGTGAAGAAAAGATTAAAAACTTGGATAGCGAAGGCATTATTCGCGTCGGAGCAGAGGTAAGTTCTGGAGACATTCTTGTTGGAAAGATTACGCCAAAGGGAGAAACGGAATTATCCGCAGAAGAAAAATTGCTCCGTGCGATCTTTGGAGAGAAGGCGCGTGATGTGCGAGACACCTCACTCTACCTAGACCACGGTGCCCATGGAAAAGTGATCGACGTTAAAATCTTCACACGTGAAGATGGAGATAAGTTGGCACCAGGGGTGATCCGATCCGTTGAGGTGACGATTGCAAACTTGCGAAAGATTCAGGTTGGAGACAAGGTGGCTGGACGTCATGGAAACAAGGGAGTTATTTCCCGCGTGGTTCCACAAGAGGACATGCCATTCTTGCCAGATGGAACACCGGTGGATGTGATTTTGACCCCGTTGGGAGTTGTGTCTCGTATGAACTTGGGTCAGATTTTGGAAGTTCACTTGTCGCTTGCGGCAAATGCACACGGTTACCAAGTGGCGACGTTGCCAATGAACGGCGTAAAAGAGCACGAGATTCGATCCGAGCTCGAGCGCGCAGGATTTAACGAAAACGGACAGCAGACGCTCTACGACGGACGAACAGGTGTGGCATTTGAGCACCAGGTGACGGTTGGATATATGTATATGCTTAAACTCGGACATATGATCGAGGACAAGATGCACCAGCGGTCCATTGGTCCGTACTCGCTTATTACACAGCAACCGCTTGGAGGAAAGGCCCAGCATGGAGGTCAACGATTTGGAGAAATGGAAGTTTGGGCATTGGAGGCCTATGGAGCCGCACATACGTTACAAGAGATTCTCACTATCAAGTCCGATGACGTTCCGGGGCGATCAAAAGCGTATGAGTCTATTATCAAGGGAGATAGTGTTAAAAAGGTCAACATCCCAGAGTCGTTCAACGTGTTAACACGCGAGTTAAAGGGATTGGGATTGGACGTGGAACTCCTGCGAGACGGTACTAAGATTCTTGAGCCGCACGAGCGTGATCAAAACGATCATGATCGTGACCGAGCCTAA